In Staphylococcus lloydii, the following proteins share a genomic window:
- the nhaC gene encoding Na+/H+ antiporter NhaC: MTRKPTFLESISTILVMIVIVVTGFIVFNIPIQALLILSSAYAAWIARRVGLNWTDLEDGITKRLSTAMPALFIILAVGIIVGTWMYSGTVPSLIYYGLEFLNPHYFLVSAFIISAITSVATGTAWGSASTAGISLMAIGTQLNIDSGMAAGAIIAGAVFGDKMSPLSDTTNLAALVTKVNIFSHIRAMIWTTVPASIIGLIVWFFAGMRYQGNTNTSQMKRLLSELAQIYNINFFVWIPIIVIVVCLLLKISTVPAMLASSLSAILVGTFNNHFNIVDGFKATFDGFKDTMLVHSSGLSEKTTALVQQGGMMSMTEIIITIFTGYAFAGIVEKAGCLDVILEKISKNINSVGQLILATIIGGIIMVLAAGVASVVIIMVGVLMMDMYNKMDLDRSNLSRTLEDSGTMLIPLIPWGTSGIYYTQQLGVAVDKFFIWTVPCYLCIVFAIIYGFTGIGIKKVNNKSEDKELPS; the protein is encoded by the coding sequence ATGACAAGAAAACCTACATTTTTAGAATCTATTTCAACTATTTTAGTAATGATTGTCATTGTAGTAACAGGATTTATTGTTTTTAATATACCTATTCAGGCATTACTTATCTTATCATCTGCATATGCAGCATGGATTGCAAGAAGAGTAGGTTTAAATTGGACAGATCTTGAAGATGGTATTACCAAAAGGCTATCCACGGCGATGCCAGCGTTATTCATTATTCTAGCCGTAGGTATTATTGTTGGTACATGGATGTATTCGGGTACTGTGCCTTCATTAATTTATTACGGCTTAGAATTTTTGAATCCGCATTATTTCTTAGTTTCGGCATTTATTATTAGTGCAATCACATCCGTTGCTACTGGTACTGCTTGGGGTTCAGCTTCTACGGCAGGTATTTCATTAATGGCAATTGGTACACAATTAAATATTGATAGTGGTATGGCTGCCGGTGCAATTATTGCAGGCGCAGTATTCGGGGACAAAATGTCGCCTTTATCAGATACAACGAATTTGGCGGCACTTGTTACTAAAGTAAATATTTTCAGTCATATCAGAGCAATGATTTGGACTACAGTTCCAGCATCGATTATTGGTCTAATCGTATGGTTTTTTGCAGGTATGAGATATCAAGGTAATACAAACACTTCACAAATGAAAAGGTTATTATCAGAGCTTGCACAAATTTATAATATCAATTTTTTCGTGTGGATTCCTATTATCGTTATAGTCGTTTGTTTATTATTGAAAATCTCTACTGTACCAGCGATGTTGGCATCAAGTCTAAGCGCGATTTTAGTCGGTACATTCAACAACCATTTCAATATAGTTGATGGTTTTAAAGCAACTTTTGATGGTTTCAAAGATACGATGCTCGTGCATAGCAGTGGTTTGTCAGAAAAGACGACCGCGCTTGTGCAACAAGGTGGCATGATGAGCATGACCGAAATTATAATTACGATCTTTACTGGCTATGCATTTGCTGGAATAGTGGAAAAAGCGGGTTGTTTAGATGTTATTTTGGAAAAAATCTCTAAAAACATTAACTCTGTTGGACAATTAATATTAGCAACTATTATCGGTGGTATTATCATGGTGCTAGCTGCCGGTGTAGCATCTGTAGTTATTATTATGGTCGGTGTATTAATGATGGACATGTACAATAAAATGGATTTAGATCGTTCTAATTTATCACGAACATTAGAAGATTCTGGAACGATGTTAATACCATTAATACCATGGGGTACTTCTGGTATATACTATACACAACAACTAGGTGTAGCCGTCGATAAATTCTTTATTTGGACAGTGCCTTGTTACTTATGTATCGTTTTTGCAATTATATATGGCTTTACAGGTATTGGTATTAAAAAGGTAAATAATAAATCTGAAGATAAAGAATTACCGTCATAA